The Molothrus ater isolate BHLD 08-10-18 breed brown headed cowbird chromosome 1, BPBGC_Mater_1.1, whole genome shotgun sequence genome includes a window with the following:
- the RIPK1 gene encoding receptor-interacting serine/threonine-protein kinase 1 isoform X2: MWNKPEGNLQQSSSNILSLVKIADLGVASFKSWSRLTQEETVRQKQMKSTYQNNAGTLFYMAPEHLRSVNAKPVEKSDVYSFGIVIWAIFANKEPYENGINETQICFGIMNGNRPDIKEITDKCPAQVIDLMKQCWDEDSEKRPTFAEISERYKPFYYEELGKNIEEDLKNLKIMQPESNELLHSMESLQIDAVPGDTSNGQVDQPNSLHSSQGPMTSEVNEALFAPSPENQPVESCETSFVPPDNLERKLQHEYNYHAFGSRMDKAVPPVLYSPEMIEEERRRRVSCDPFAKPSPTSQLSELYPRAEKTGSNTNPYLWSQVAATTPKRNVDVYYGPSPNSLPTGNLVDTYGLCSASNFSLSKPPVPESGQNLTSPTNVNWYSKNSDTDTDYRDSTSFPRGTFAYYPSAPRVSSVPYTDESIKYNITNSSGIQIGSYNHMRIEDQNPHVSTCSVAMEDIYPHYEAVGVFDNTTVLTEKHLNLVREKLAKQWKHCARKLGFSDPEIDEIDHDYERDGLKEKVYQMLLKWVMREGAKGATVGKLAKALFGCQRLDLLSSLMQIQEE, from the exons ATTGCAGATCTTGGTGTTGCCTCCTTTaagagctggagcaggctgaCCCAAGAAGAAACTGTCCGACAGAAGCAAATGAAGAGCACCTACCAGAACAATGCTGGGACTCTTTTCTATATGGCCCCAGAGCATTTACGCTCTGTTAATGCTAAACCAGTGGAGAAATCAGATGTTTACAGCTTTGGCATTGTGATCTGGGCAATTTTTGCTAACAAAGAGCCATATGAAA atggTATAAATGAAACCCAGATTTGCTTTGGCATCATGAATGGAAACAGACCAGACATAAAGGAGATCACTGATAAATGTCCAGCGCAAGTTATTGACTTAATGAAGCAATGCTGGGATGAAGATTCAGAGAAACGTCCAACCTTTGCAG aaatCAGTGAAAGATACAAGCCATTTTACTATGAAGAgctaggaaaaaatattgaagaaGATCTGAAGAATTTAAAA ATAATGCAGCCTGAATCAAATGAACTGCTGCATAGCATGGAATCCCTTCAAATAGATGCTGTCCCGGGAGATACCAGTAATGGTCAAGTAG ATCAGCCTAATTCTCTACACAGCTCCCAGGGTCCCATGACCAGCGAGGTTAACGAAGCCCTGTTTGCTCCCTCCCCTGAGAACCAGCCTGTTGAGAGCTGCGAGACCTCATTTGTACCGCCTGATAATCTGGAAAGAAAACTCCAGCATGAATACAACTACCATGCCTTTGGGAGCAGGATGGATAAAGCAGTTCCACCTGTGTTGTACAGCCCTGAAATGatagaggaggagaggagacgGAGAGTTTCCTGCGATCCGTTTGCAAAGCCATCCCCTACTTCTCAACTGAGTGAACTGTATCCAAGAGCTGAAAAAACAGGATCAAACACTAATCCATATTTATGGTCACAGGTAGCTGCAACAACACCAAAACGGAATGTAGATGTTTATTATGGGCCCAGTCCCAACAGTCTTCCAACAGGAAACCTGGTGGATACCTATGGATTGTGTTCAGCCAGTAACTTTAGCCTTAGTAAACCTCCTGTGCCAGAATCTGGACAAAACCTGACGTCACCAACGAATGTAAATTGGTATTCAAAGAATTCAGACACAGATACAG ATTACAGGGATTCCACTTCTTTCCCAAGGGGAACATTTGCATACTATCCTAGTGCACCCAGAGTAAGCTCAG TTCCCTATACAGATGAATCAATCAAGTACAACATAACTAACAGCTCTGGAATTCAAATTGGATCCTACAATCACATGAGAATTGAAGATCAGAATCCGCATGTCAGCACTTGCTCTGTTGCTATGGAAGATATTTATCCTCATTATGAAGCAGTGGGTGTATTTG ACAATACTACTGTCCTGACAGAAAAGCATCTGAATCTAGTGAGAGAAAAGCTGGCTAAGCAGTGGAAGCACTGCGCTCGGAAACTGGGCTTCAGTGATCCTGAGATTGATGAAATTGATCATGACTACGAACGAGATGgactaaaagaaaaagtttaCCAAATGCTGCTCAAGTGGGTAATGAGGGAAGGTGCCAAAGGTGCTACAGTTGGAAAACTGGCCAAGGCCCTCTTTGGCTGCCAAAGACTGGATCTCCTTAGTAGTTTGATGCAAATCCAAGAAGAATAA